A stretch of DNA from Telopea speciosissima isolate NSW1024214 ecotype Mountain lineage chromosome 5, Tspe_v1, whole genome shotgun sequence:
ATATATAGGAGATGCTATAAGTCATAAAGAACCTGACCTGGTGCAAGAGGCCAGTCCTAACCTTTCACAGGGTCCCAATAGGGCTGGATTGAGGCCAGTCCTAACCTTAGGCATTATTTTACACAAATGGTCACCCTCGGCCTTGAATCCGCTCTTCACACTTGCAGCTCAAGcttttaccattgcaccaagcgAAGACTTGTTATATACAAACGTGGCTCAACCATTGGAAATATTCCCAGACAATGGGATAGAATTGATTATTAGTAGTAAAAATGAAATCTTTTCTTcgttttttttggggtggaggGAGGGAAGCTTAAGTTCCATTATACAAGATGGCAGTGGAAACCTTATATCTGCAGCACTACACTTGAATGAGAATCTCAAAGGCTCTGAAGGAAACAATAGCTGTTTGCCATGCTAAAATAGCTAATATCCCTTGGAAGATTGAGGATGATAATTCATAGACTAAAGAAGTAAAAAATGACCCAATGAACAACTCTAGTACATCTCAAGATCCAAGACTTAAAATCAAACGTTTTGTAACTTAGAAAGCAAAAAGGCACACTTTAGTAAAAGATAACCCATCCAATGAACAATTCTAGTACAACTCAAGATCCAAGACTTAAAATGCAACGTTTTGTAACTTAGAACATTTAATGCAATAAACCCTTATCTAGGCACAGTGAAAGCCAAAGAAAATCTCAGGTGCAGAAAATTGACACTAGCAGAGTTCAAATCTGATGGCAAGTCTGGCTTGGGCTTTACTTCTCATCTATTGAGCTGTGTATCTGCCAACTAAATGGGCCAGTACTGGACTGAAGGCTTCGGGTTTTTGCATACTATAAatacttaggctgtgtttggtatgcattctcggaatagattctaggtctagaatgcattttgaagcGACAAAATAGATAAGAACTGGATTTTAGAAAACATTGGCCTTAGTAAACTGAAAAAACATAACAAATAGAAACTTTAAAAACATACTTTCACTCATGTCAGTAGAAACATGATCCATCAAGATTGTTAGACTGGAAACACATACCTGGAAAGTGTCGTGGGAAGAAAAGCCGTAATACAATTGCAATAAACGCAATCCATTTTCCAACCTCCCCCCTGCTCAATAATCAAATTGAATTaatttatatgaaaatataaagaagaaaaactgaTCCAAAGAACAAAAGTGTATTCAGTAAGGATGATCACCTTAAAACGTTGAACAATACTGAAGGAAGACTGAAGAAAATATAAGGAACTAACAGAGAAGTCAGCATGTTCGTCCTCCAGTTTGTTCGGTCCAAAACCAACAGGTAACTGCATTAAAGAATATAAGAGAATACTGTTAACAGCTAAAGATTGCTAGCTCTGTAAAAAGTAGCAAAGATGCATTACGGTATATGGAGCCACACCAGAGTTACAAATCTCAGAGTTGCGATGGAATCATTATGCCAAAGGCTCCAATGAGTATTTTTAGTGACTATTCAACTATTTGTCAATTAATAGACAGATATAGAGAATAACTAAAAGCCTCCTGTTATACATAAGAAACTAAAGCAGCAAATTTCCACTTTCATTAATATAAAAGGCTCTTCCAGCACAGGCAAGCAGTCAAATATTTTGCTGCTCAAATTAATTAGTTATTTGTCTCACAATCTCTCATTGTGAGCAATAATAAAAATCCGTCTATCTCTAAAACTAGAAAATGGGCTCATTTTCTAGTAATGTGAGTGGAACTCTGATagcaaacagaaaatgaaatacAGCTTCCACACAAAGTCCATAGAAAACAAATGATGATTAGATGTAGCAGAATATTGAACAGATTCATCACAAAATCAGCACATAAAATTTCCCATGCAGATGCTGCCCCAAATTGCACTGACAGAGCTTGGTGACTTAGCAAGATATAAGAAATCAACCCAGCAAATGGAACAGGACATCATGATCATACTTAACAATACGGACGTACTCAAGTATGTTGCCGTAAATAGTGGCCATGACTCCTTGGCTTACAGGAGATAATGATTTTTTACATATACTCCAAATCatggtttaaaatgaaatatCTAATCCTAGACTTTTTTGAGTTGATATAAGAATTCCTGTGCACTTTTAGGTAATCGTATGACAGCAAAATGCTTCGACCCGTCTAACCACATGAAAAACCAACGGGTTGCCACAAAGGTCTTAGCAATTTTCAGACCAACAAAATGTCTGCCAATGATAGTTCCTTCTGAAAGGCACATAGCAGATTCAAGGTATAAAAGGGAAGCAAAGGATGAAAATCTTTTGAATGTCTTAAATGAATCAGAAAAGTTCATATGAAACATAGGGATTGCGACAGCCAAACTGAAAAAAAGTAGCGTCGATTAAGACCATCCAAATCATATTGGCAGATTACAGTATAACTAATATGATCAAACAAGATAACGATCAGGAAATAATGAGACAAAGAGGACTCATTTCAATATCTAAATTCCCGACAAAGAAACATAAATTCATCAGATTATCTCACAGACCACAAAACCAGGGCAACTTATTATTCCATTAAACATGTATCACAAACGACATTCTACttaaaatcaaataatttaACTTATCAAGAAGGGGATATTCGagcgagagagagggggggggggggggcagactTACATTGCAGCAAAGGAAGCCACCCATTTAAGAAAAGTAGTTCCAAAACCCAGGCCTCCCAACTTTGCGGCATGAACGGCGAGCTTCTTCGCGGCATTGCCGAGCTCCTTGAGATCGGAATTGATCAACTCGGTCGTCGTCGGATCAGTTTTCATGGCCAAATATCCCGTCTTCCTCATTGTTCAGATCTAAGGGGAAAAATAAAagttaaacccaaaaaaaatgtagcaGAATTCGCAATTGCAGAGAAGAATttcagagaaagagaggaaatgaAATAGAATGTGATCCCCCAAAAGTCTGACCTCTTCGGTTTCCTTCTGGATTGATTTGGGTTCTACGCGGCTACGCTTACcgtaaatagagagagagagagagagagagaagtaccATTTTTAATATAAACTTAACTGAATCAGCGTGCCACGTTAACGCTACGTGTGGACATTTCATGGACCGTGAGACACCGGAGTAAACTCTGATTGGTCTGAGCCATACATTATCTTTGTAATTAAATATGATTGgttgttgtgaacttgtgattAACTGATCATCGTCGTCGACATCTTAATTAACCGCGTAGCGACAACTAAAACACACAtttttatgaagaaaaaaacaagagacAAATAAGCtgatgagagagattgaattgAAGAAAATGTATTCGTGGAAGTTGGAGAGTAGATATTTGACTTGGAATTTTCATGTTATTAGTAGAACTGCCAAATTCTGGCGGCTAACTTTGGCCAAGTTTGGATTTATGCCACGTGTTGGTACTATACTGATTAGCTCCACCTTGTCATTGTTGAGTTGCTATGCAGGGAATCTTCAGACACGTGAGCGTATGTGAACGATTCACAGCCGTTCAGAATCCAATCTGTGAGAATATTTTTTCTGAACGATAGTGAGTTGTTCACATACGCTCATGTACGTGAAGATTCATCGgactcattttttttattgggaaaagGTTATGTGGGCTGTTGA
This window harbors:
- the LOC122662498 gene encoding cold-regulated 413 plasma membrane protein 2-like, which produces MRKTGYLAMKTDPTTTELINSDLKELGNAAKKLAVHAAKLGGLGFGTTFLKWVASFAAIYLLVLDRTNWRTNMLTSLLVPYIFFSLPSVLFNVLRGEVGKWIAFIAIVLRLFFPRHFPDWLEMPGSLILLLAVAPNFFALTLRSSWVGIAICLAIGCYLLQEHIRASGGFRNSFTRSNGISNTMGIIILLVYPVWALVLHFL